A DNA window from Loxodonta africana isolate mLoxAfr1 chromosome 7, mLoxAfr1.hap2, whole genome shotgun sequence contains the following coding sequences:
- the OOSP1 gene encoding putative oocyte-secreted protein 1 homolog, which produces MKAFLGFRGLFLPLSLMWTCAGDWSAIQVQCTNSWFYARIKPTIFHNIYMAPDEAFLGDYCAVTRFEPEVFYEFLYHLHDCGIIIKILQETLLLKTKIMYVSKLSNNQAEMPLSCVVRQ; this is translated from the exons ATGAAGGCATTCCTGGGGTTCAGAGGGCTGTTTCTCCCTCTTTCCTTGATGTGGACTTGTGCTGGGGACTGGTCAG cTATTCAAGTACAATGCACCAACTCTTGGTTCTATGCCAGGATTAAACCCACGATATTTCACAATATTTATATGGCACCTGATGAAGCATTTTTAGGAGATTACTGTGCTGTAACCCGTTTTGAACCAGAAGTTTTCTATGAGTTTCTctaccatcttcatgactgtggCATCATTATTAAA ATTCTCCAAGAGACTCTTCTGCTTAAAACTAAAATCATGTACGTCTCAAAACTCTCCAACAACCAAGCTGAAATGCCCTTGTCCTGTGTTGTTCGCCAGTGA